A stretch of DNA from Cryptomeria japonica chromosome 4, Sugi_1.0, whole genome shotgun sequence:
CAAAGAGCAACttacaaaatattttcaaaagCATTGCATTAAATAGAGAAGATAAAGTCAACATTATTTTAAAATGTCATAGATTTGTCACATTTCCAAGAAATATATTTCTTTTGATTTGTATACATCGAGAGagaagaaagaaacaaaatattcaaaaaaaatgagaaattgagaattcaaaatttcaaaaattcaaaattgcagAAATGGAGGGAAGAAAGGATTAGAAAGATCCAAATCCATTTTGTTCGAAATCCTAAATTTTTCTGATATGTTGTTGGTAGTCTCCATCATCTATCTTTgttctataggagttgagaaaatacaacaccacaggagcccaaatgatctctgcaagctgaaaaacttgttacaaggagaagcaaggaagcaaatcacagaaggaacaaaaacacaggaaaaatatgctccaaaagatgagagctcaataatctccaaaatgtattgtcaataataatccttcctcatacaatgaaaagaaagaactcaacctttaataggtcaagaaaccctaaaagggaaaaccctaggcttgcacataataattaataaaagaattaattatcatgcacctaaagttagcttaagtgtaaaagagataaagtgaacttaaataattaaacaaatattgtttaattaatcaagtaaatacccgaatactctaacacccccccttaagctagacttagggagaagctaaaacctagaacaactactaaaagcaataaagatgggtcctggcaacaaggcctgatcaggtacccaaatacaatgaaatttctatgaactggagaaatagagaaaaccacgtgggaaaaaaactctactccaaaaagagatggaaaagaacaccactaaagcatgaagaacctgcaaactctgttgaagaataactgttgatctgaagaacctccactgaaagtGAAcctgactaggtagagaagactgtaatctgtatgagtgccctcaaatgacactactcgaatcagatggaaaacaaggcaaacactgaactcgaagatatagatggcatgagaaaccaaagcctgaagagctgatcaatcgaaccacagaagcattagaaccaataggacaaacctccccataatgttgaaaagagagagggacatgtacactgaaaagaatggccaacgagaactgcatgacaaagaaccaggaacatcaaaggtgcagagaaagtacatagtgtcatggaaggaacactcacttgacacacatcatgaggtgaatgtcgtggaaggaacactcactagacaaaggaagatggTAAACAACAGGCAAACagcaaccccctcatggcactttatacgGAGTGCATGTAtaacaagacacaagatgtgcatgatcccaagtaaacaatgcatgatggcactttatctcagtgtgtttgcataaatacaagctacaatgataataagactggaaacagaaatgagaaccaaaatagagacatcctacccagagaagagatcccaggacctgaaacaaccaagatatccaccagagtgctgaaaagaaaaaaactaaataaaatatgcatggagtagaatctagaaataaaactcatatggttggaaagtacacagtacatgctttccaaaaatataaattttttgaaaaacggagttcggatgctcattttatggctcccggagtgcaaaaacaaaacctcactttgactggaaaaaaaaatagtcaaatagaaaaattggaaaatattaccaacaccatgaggtcggtcTCGGAACCATCTTTCtaacgcctatttgttttcgaaaaaatgactttgtatgcccaagatagagccaaaaaaccaaaccccccctgaaataGGCAAAAAAGAGAGTCTGGTGGTTGGGCGGTGCTCCGATGACCAGTGGGTGGCACTCTAGTGGCCAATGGGTGGCGCTCCGGTGGCGGCCTGGTGGTGGTCCGGAGGTCGGGAGGAGCTTTGGTGGTGGCGAGTGCAAAACCGGTAGTGGGAGCCAGGGAGGAGGCCGCATGGCGGCTGGTGCGACGGAGGTAGGGTCGGGCGAAGGCCAGCGATGGGGGCCAGGGAGGAGGCCGGGGGTAGCTAGTGCGACAAAAGCATCCAGCGGTGGTGGTGGTGCAGCGAAGGCTATCGGCGGTAGTGGGGCTAGAGTTGGCGGTGCAGCCAGCAGGTGGCGAGGAGGCCGGGGGCCGGCTAGTGGCGGTGAGGTCGAGGCCGGCTGGCAACGGAGCGGTAGCCGGGGAAGCTAGAGATCGGTGGATGGGGGCTAGAGTAAGGAGGCATGGGGCCCAAGGCCTGTAGGTCTACAGCGGTGGTaggggccccatggtaccctgcATACCATGGGGAacctccccccccccaaaaaaaaaaaaaacaattgtccaaaaagaaaaaagaaaaaaaatttaaaaccctttcttttttccttttgatttttttggaagattttttgataaaaatcaaaatctggcctgcatgccataaaaaggatatatatatatatatatatatatatatatatatatatatatatatatatatatatatatatatatatatatatatatatatatatatatatattttttaaaaaaaatttctcgaaCTGTGTGTCAAGGTCGTACTAcatggatctgagaaaaaaaaactcccagaggctcaagaaccaaaataggtcaaattttatatgaccataggggtttttgggtcttctaagcacgatggtgagatctgtttaggcccaaagtgctcagaaaaaaaggtcaaaccctaggtacaaaaaaaattcttgaaaccctagatctgcttccaaagcaaaaaattctcaaaacaagaacaagtagttgcagatctgaagctctgagtCCATAtgggagttgagaaaatacaacaccataggagcccaaatgatcttcgcaagctaaaaaacctgttacaaggagaagcaaggaagcaaatcacataaggcacaaaaacacaggaaaaatatgctccaaaaaatgagagctcaataatctccaaaatgtattgtcaataataatccttcttcatacaatgaaaagaaagagctcaacctttaataggtcaagataccctaaaagggaaaaccctaggcttgcacataataattaataaaagaattgatTATTATGcatctaaagttagcttaagtgtaaaagagataaagggaatttaaataattaaacaaatattgtttaattaatcaagtaaatacccgaatactctaacatgttCTAGAAATCTCCATCTTCGTCATCCCACTATCCAACCTTGATAATGCATCCATGTATGATTCCAACTGTTTTAGTATTTGCCCTTCATCTGCAAAGATGTCTATCAATATTGGATCTAGTGTTGTCCCAATCTCTATCTTCCAATTTGATTTAGGCCTTAACACCTTTCTTCCTTCCAAACTACTCCCTATCAAAAAAGACTAGTATATGGCATGTAACCAAACACTAGAAACTTTTGAGTTCATCCCTTATTCTCTATGTATGCACTCTACAAATGATGAAAAATTGTTTCATCGTCTCAAAATCTGATTTGAATTGTACCAAAATGCCATACGAATGTGGAGGAAGGGGTTTGAATAGTAATCTCTAAAATTGTAATTGCCTTGCTCATATGGGACATGGAGTAAGAAACGAACCTTTGTCATTTCAAGTTCTCCTAAAAAAATCCCAACAACTCTTTGTTCTCATCCCAAGCTGCATCTGCATGATCCAAAATAGTGTTGATCTTTGACTCAAGCAAGGACCGAGTCATCTCTGTAATCACCCTTTTCTCTATCCTTGAGGCATCCATCTTCAACATGTCAATTTTATTATTCAACCTTGCCATATCTAACCTAGCCTAAGATAGGTCTCTTCTTAATGTCATCCCCTCTTCTAAGGAATACTCTAACATGACTGGAGGCTTGTATGTTGAGCTTGAATATAATTGATCTTCTAATGATTTCATCCCATCCCTCAAGATATGGACTTCCTCATCTGCCTTCATTGCAACCTTATGGACAAATTTTAATACATTAAAGGTCATACATGTGGCTTTTGTAGCAGTAGTATCAACTACTCTTTTGACCAGTAAACTTCCAAATAATTGATCCATTTCATGGCTCAGGGTTGGTCTTCTTATAAATGGGTGCAGACACCATCTGACCAATTGATCTAGGTGATCATCAAAAATTGCTCAAAAGAGAACCTTATTCCTTTGTACCAGATCCATTATGTCCAAATCAATATCGTGCCTTCTCCTCAAGGCATCACATACTAAAATAGAGGAGATACCCCACCCCTTAAGGAGAAGCACAACACTTTTCTTTACAATATGTCTCCCCATTTCAGGGATCATGGTGGCCAACTGCTCCTTAGCTGCTCTTAGGAGCTCATACTTCATTATGAGTCTTTCATCCTCCCTCAGGCTATCAAGCTTGATTCCTCTCCTTCTTTCCAATTCATCCACCAtgctccttattacaaaatgttggAATTATCTTATGttgatgaattcatcatcattCATGAATTGCTCACAAGCATTCAGTCCTATATCCTCACTGAGATCACCTACAAGCTTGAAAGCATCAAGGGCCCACTCTTGTGAAGGGTCCTGAATTGTGAAACCCAATCTAGTGTCAAATCTATATGGAGGCAAAGGTGTCTCTCCCTGAAAAATAAAGTCCCTCATAGAACTAAAGTGGAATGTCTCTGCCCAGAGACAATGTGTGTAAAGGAGTCACAGCTCTAGGACTCTCTAGAACTTGATACCATTGCCTACTAGAAGAGGAAGATGCAACCATTGATCTCTTCATTGCAGCTTCCATAAGTATCCTATGTGATGGTTGAGGCTCTTGAgatactggtactaaatttgagcAAGAATAGAGGCATGTGGAGGCTCATCTTATCCAAGTGGGGGAGATGGTGGAGGGGAAGCAAGACTAATAGGGAAACCAATAGATTGAGGAGAATTAGGCCTctccttttctacttcttgaatttgtGGTTCAACCACCAATCTAGGCCTATCATGAGGCAAATAAATTGCATCCACATCTAGATAAGTAGAAAAAACAACCTCATTCTTACTTCAAGGAAAAAGAACGTCTGCCATGTAGGAGAATATGAGCTATCTGCTCTCTTTTTCTTATGATCTTCATACTATGTTTTGTACCATCTTTCCCTTATCTTCATATCACCATTGCAATCCTCAGCATTCCTAATAAGACCCTCTTCATCATAACATTTGTGATGTCAAGGTTTATCCTTTCTAATTCCTTGAACAAACCATTCAGAGTCATAATATCTATATTTGGTCCGCGTAAGATTGTACCTATTTAGCATTGAGTCCAAAATATCATAGGCCTTCATGTTTGTGAAGTAATACATCCTTGCCACAACTTGTGATGGGAGCAATGAGCCCTTCTTATGAGCCCCTCCAACTAAGGACTTCTCTGCATCTACTAACTGATGCACAATTTCCAAGAAAGCAACTTTATCTTACACAATAATAGGCAACATCTTAGGAGTAACAAGGCTACCAAAAACCCTAATGATAGTGTGGTCCTTAAAATAGAACCATGATCCTAATTTATGAGGGAttcctgtgagattttgccaagatcaagggcacaatgaaaagtataaaaatagagacaatagaatgacaagaacaaactgtattctcatcaatatgcaaaatgatcaactggattaaccaatacaatgaatataggcctgcttatataggcaaggccatatggatgtacgagcacacaatcatgacatgtggctcaatgagaaacaagggtaggtaggagaaataatataatattccacaagaggtggatgacccaccgaatgtggagtgtaacaacaaaaggtggaatttatcctacaagctctctccctatgtgcacacttccctaagtgtctcaaatccaaactatgaacagattcattatcctaagttaacttaagtaaagtgtaataatatccataatgaatatttatttacaccatcaccccccttaagtgcaacttaggtgaatgaagactcaagtcaacaatgcaagatgggtctcgactgttgggaaaaatggtgtctcaaccttgcatttatgcgaggttactatttatagtaagttttcatttgagcacgaaatggtgcgaaactctccctaaagcttctggttggctagataagcattccggtaaagttgcgtcgcaaggtcacagctagttttgaagatattaaagttttcgtcttggaggggtgcgataaaatgtttaaacttaattttgggggctttagaggctccgaaatgccctgaaaagtggtcgtaaccggtACAGcgagttatgaggtgatagagcactttgcgagctttccgacgcttcaaacggttcgtaaatcggacacccggttctcaagttatggcctccggaagtttgtactcctgaaataggaaaaataatttgtatcggatacataaatgagctgtaaaagggagcgacacatgttgatgtgtgctttaacatgtcatagggcatctagaagggagataaggtcggctacaccttattgggtggttttagcccatggttttgtaataccgtttgacgatttCCTGTAtggtatctcctatttatgaggtgtgtgagatagaggttgtgtgtaagagtcttatggctattgagttgcctctgaatctctgaatctagtggtactcctgcgaagagctttctctgcaagtatgttgtaatctatttttgattgctgaataaaatattgagctgtttttggagtgtggggtttttctcccgaaagggttttccccatgtaaatcactgtgttgtggtatgaatgctattgtatctatttctattttttgtaactgttgtaacgatctgaaaaagttttgtattaccctcctctcaaggttagtgtaggaagttgtttccgctactttacttccttacaagtggtatcagagcctgatcacctttggtttcaattgtgggcagttgggttttttgaactaatccagatttgagtgggagcttgtgcagaagacactttttgatcttgttgcaagaatattcagatggcgagtttgtcagggagaatagaggtggagaaatttaatggaagtaattttgagatgtggaagttgaagatggaagatctactaatagatcgagatctttgggatgctgttgatgcgaatgtccaaaggccctcagatcctactgcggcagctcagtatgatgttatggaccgcaaagccaagggtctaatcagactgtgcctggcagactctgttctaatcaatgtccatgaagagaactctgcaaagaagctatggactaagcttggtgagatgtatcaagcgaaatctttattaaatcaaattttcttaagaaagaaattgtattccttgaagatggaagagggtggacgaattgcagaccacctggaagcattcaatatgttggtggctcaattagtatccgtcggtgttaagatggacgaggaggagaaatgtcagatcttgctttgttctttgcctgattcgtgggattctcttgttatggctatcggtagtacttctgttgttttgaaatctgaagacgtggtgggtgccctactcagtgaagagatgcgaaggaaggtatccattagttcaaaggaagccctaaccattcgtggaagacctaaggagaaaggcaagaagaatgagaagtgcgacaagtccaaatccaaagggagatcgaaatctcctggaaagtccaaagtcatttgctggaactgcggtaaaccgggtcacatccgtaaggactgcaaagaagaaaagaagaagaagaaaaagaaaaaattcgattctgattctgagtccgacaaggaagatggcgatgcctttattgcggctttggtgactcatgcaggtaatgatgcctggctaattgactcaggtgcatcttttcatatgacttccaatagagattggttttctgaatatgaaggatttaatggaggtaaggtgtacttgggtgatgattcacatctagacattgttggtcgaggtaaagttagaatcaggttttctgatggtagaataaaaaggattaatggtgtgctgcatatccctggattaaaacgaaacctattatctgtgagcaaactgatagatgcgggtgtgcaggtagtcttttctgaagcaggatgtaagatgattaagggtgctatggtagttgctagaggtgtcaggtttggcactttgtataagcttgaagcatacactgttgagtgtaatagcacttctttaaaaagtaaatctgcggatacttcactggaagatt
This window harbors:
- the LOC131874897 gene encoding glycine-rich cell wall structural protein 2-like: MTSGWHSSGQWVALRWRPGGGPEVGRSFGGGECKTGSGSQGGGRMAAGATEVGSGEGQRWGPGRRPGVASATKASSGGGGAAKAIGGSGARVGGAASRWRGGRGPASGGEVEAGWQRSGSRGS